One genomic region from Amycolatopsis sp. FBCC-B4732 encodes:
- a CDS encoding DUF397 domain-containing protein: protein MTDDKAHIRHHLDLSGAEWIRGEPAGVTLDEVVEYAFVEHTDGATYVAMRRSPDVDGTVMVFTMAEWDAFTKGVEDGEFNDLGEA from the coding sequence ATGACCGACGACAAGGCGCACATCCGGCACCACCTCGACCTTTCCGGGGCCGAGTGGATCCGGGGCGAGCCCGCGGGCGTCACCCTCGACGAGGTCGTCGAGTACGCGTTCGTCGAGCACACCGACGGTGCCACCTACGTCGCGATGCGGCGCTCGCCGGACGTCGACGGCACGGTCATGGTCTTCACGATGGCGGAGTGGGACGCGTTCACGAAGGGCGTCGAAGACGGCGAATTCAACGACCTCGGCGAGGCCTAG
- the ilvN gene encoding acetolactate synthase small subunit: MSVHTLSVLVENKPGVLARVSGLFSRRGFNIESLAVGPTENPEVSRMTIVVAVEELPLEQVTKQLNKLVNVIKIVELEQSTAVQRELLLVKVRADNTVRSQVLETVQLFRAKVVDVSPEALTVEATGTSDKIGALLRMLEPYGIRELVQSGMVAVGRGARSITATSPR, from the coding sequence ATGAGCGTCCACACGCTGAGTGTCCTGGTCGAGAACAAGCCCGGTGTGCTCGCGCGCGTCTCGGGCCTGTTCTCCCGCCGCGGATTCAACATCGAGTCCCTTGCCGTCGGGCCCACGGAGAACCCCGAGGTGTCCCGGATGACGATCGTGGTCGCCGTGGAAGAGCTACCGCTCGAACAGGTGACGAAACAGCTCAACAAGCTGGTCAACGTGATCAAGATCGTCGAGCTGGAGCAGTCGACCGCCGTGCAGCGCGAACTGCTGCTCGTGAAGGTGCGCGCCGACAACACCGTGCGCAGCCAGGTCCTCGAAACCGTCCAGCTCTTCCGCGCCAAGGTGGTGGACGTCTCCCCGGAGGCGCTCACCGTCGAGGCCACCGGGACGTCCGACAAGATCGGTGCGCTGCTGCGGATGCTGGAGCCGTATGGCATCCGCGAGCTCGTGCAGTCCGGCATGGTCGCGGTCGGGCGGGGCGCCCGCTCGATCACCGCCACCTCACCGCGTTGA
- a CDS encoding nuclear transport factor 2 family protein, producing the protein MTTPRDVFTALSDGIGEGRFGELSALYAEDTVVEHPQAVPRPTRLTGRAAVHERFASPLVGALRLKRKNVVVHETTDPEVIVAEYDYDAESVETGRTIEAANVHVLRVRDGLIVHSRDYHDYLKLAAVRDGVDQLVKAYEQAPPRELSPVTPESAGTVFERLVHGVAGGRWDELPELYAAETHVTHPFLPGSEVLRTRDELRAHFAAGKALNPGFTVADLVTYQGTDPEVLIGEFAYQGEYGGRPVRIANIFVLRVRDGLIVESRDYGDHLAVAGDLGRIPELAAKLTF; encoded by the coding sequence GTGACCACACCCCGCGACGTCTTCACCGCGTTGTCCGACGGGATCGGCGAAGGCCGCTTCGGCGAGCTTTCCGCGCTCTACGCCGAAGACACCGTCGTCGAACACCCCCAGGCCGTCCCCCGGCCGACGCGCCTGACCGGCCGCGCCGCGGTCCACGAGCGGTTCGCGAGCCCGCTCGTCGGGGCGCTGCGGCTCAAGCGCAAGAACGTCGTGGTGCACGAGACGACGGACCCCGAAGTGATCGTCGCCGAATACGACTACGACGCCGAGTCCGTCGAGACCGGCCGGACGATCGAGGCGGCCAACGTCCACGTGCTGCGCGTCCGCGACGGCCTGATCGTCCATTCCCGCGACTACCACGACTACCTGAAGCTCGCCGCCGTCCGCGACGGCGTCGACCAGCTGGTGAAGGCGTACGAGCAGGCGCCGCCGCGCGAGCTTTCGCCGGTCACCCCGGAGAGCGCGGGCACGGTGTTCGAGCGGCTCGTGCACGGCGTGGCGGGCGGGCGCTGGGACGAGCTGCCGGAGCTGTACGCGGCGGAAACCCACGTCACGCACCCGTTCCTGCCGGGCTCGGAGGTGCTGCGCACGCGCGACGAGCTGCGGGCGCACTTCGCGGCGGGCAAGGCGCTGAACCCGGGTTTCACCGTCGCGGACCTGGTCACCTACCAGGGCACCGACCCCGAGGTGCTGATCGGCGAATTCGCCTACCAGGGCGAGTACGGCGGGCGCCCGGTGCGGATCGCGAACATCTTCGTCCTGCGGGTCCGCGACGGGCTGATCGTCGAGTCCCGCGACTACGGCGACCACCTCGCCGTCGCGGGCGACCTCGGCCGGATCCCCGAACTGGCCGCGAAACTGACGTTCTAG
- the ilvC gene encoding ketol-acid reductoisomerase: MAVEIFYDDDADLSIIQGRKVAVIGYGSQGHAHSLSLRDSGVDVRIGLPEGSKSRAKAEEQGLRVLTPAEASAEADLIMILAPDTKQRFIYEQDIAPNLKDGDAIFFGHGFNIRYDLIKPPSNVDVAMVAPKGPGHLVRRQFVDGKGVPALIAVEQDASGNAQALALSYAAAIGGARAGVIKTTFKEETETDLFGEQAVLCGGASALVQTGFEVLTEAGYAPEIAYFEVLHELKLIVDLMYEGGIARQRYSISDTAEYGDLTRGPRVISPAVKEEMKKILGEIQDGTFAREWVAEDEAGRPNFTKLEEQGNKHPIEETGKKLRDLMSWVDRPITETA, from the coding sequence ATGGCAGTGGAAATCTTCTACGACGACGACGCCGACCTCTCGATCATCCAGGGGCGCAAGGTCGCTGTCATCGGCTACGGCAGCCAGGGCCACGCCCACTCGCTGAGCCTGCGCGACTCCGGCGTCGACGTCCGCATCGGCCTGCCCGAGGGGTCCAAGTCGCGGGCGAAGGCCGAGGAGCAGGGCCTGCGCGTGCTCACCCCGGCCGAGGCGTCGGCCGAGGCCGACCTGATCATGATCCTGGCGCCGGACACGAAGCAGCGCTTCATCTACGAGCAGGACATCGCGCCGAACCTCAAGGACGGCGACGCGATCTTCTTCGGGCACGGCTTCAACATCCGCTACGACCTGATCAAGCCGCCGTCCAACGTGGACGTCGCCATGGTCGCCCCGAAGGGCCCGGGTCACCTCGTGCGCCGCCAGTTCGTGGACGGCAAGGGCGTCCCGGCGCTCATCGCCGTGGAGCAGGACGCGTCCGGCAACGCCCAGGCGCTCGCCCTCTCCTACGCCGCCGCCATCGGTGGCGCCCGCGCCGGCGTCATCAAGACGACGTTCAAGGAAGAGACCGAGACCGACCTCTTCGGCGAGCAGGCCGTGCTCTGCGGTGGCGCGTCCGCGCTGGTGCAGACCGGCTTCGAGGTGCTCACCGAGGCCGGCTACGCCCCGGAGATCGCCTACTTCGAGGTGCTGCACGAGCTGAAGCTGATCGTCGACCTCATGTACGAGGGCGGCATCGCGCGCCAGCGCTACTCGATCTCCGACACCGCCGAGTACGGCGACCTGACCCGCGGCCCGCGCGTCATCTCGCCGGCGGTCAAGGAAGAGATGAAGAAGATCCTCGGCGAGATCCAGGACGGCACGTTCGCCCGCGAATGGGTCGCCGAGGACGAGGCCGGCCGGCCGAACTTCACCAAGCTCGAGGAGCAGGGCAACAAGCACCCGATCGAGGAGACCGGCAAGAAGCTGCGCGACCTGATGTCGTGGGTGGACCGGCCGATCACCGAGACCGCCTGA